A region of Moorena producens PAL-8-15-08-1 DNA encodes the following proteins:
- a CDS encoding DUF2079 domain-containing protein: protein MTKKPGLKLVITAAIAFFLFTLVFTLHRHYTFYSSYDQGIFNQVFWNGSHGRFFQSTLSSQLSTNVVHNGEVPNVYYHRLGQHFTPALLLWLPLYALFPFPATLTVLQVTLVTAAGVVLYILARQYLQPMLAAMITVSFYCANAILGPTLANFHDICQIPLFVFGLLLAMEKRWWWLFWLLAILILAVREDSGIGLFGVGFYLIVSRRYPRIGLAVCTLSFGYILVLTNLIMPLFSEDISQRFMIERFGQYADGDEASTLEILKGMLTNPWRLLVELFTPFFGTIQYLLGQWLPLAFIPAIAPASWSIAAFPLLKLLLGKGQSVLAINIRYAMTVVPGLFYGAILWWSAHPQFSEAVISARSKFRRFWIFCLTLAVVLTITSSPNRTFYFLLPDSYQPFVYVPLTQQWSRVGSIRSLLAQIPANASVSATTYLVPHLSGRREIIRLADLQLRNDNGEVVKVDYAIADLWRLQRYQIAFKHDGQRLRSLVNMIDRVTKTNEYGIIDFKDGVILMQTGVASNPEAMTAWLSFRQELDVSTTGSGLTHLPPKSPNSGGL from the coding sequence ATGACAAAAAAACCTGGCTTAAAACTTGTTATTACTGCGGCGATCGCATTTTTTTTATTCACCTTAGTTTTTACTCTACATCGACATTATACCTTTTATTCGTCTTACGACCAAGGAATTTTTAATCAAGTCTTCTGGAATGGCAGTCACGGTCGCTTCTTTCAGAGTACTCTTTCATCCCAGCTGTCTACTAATGTAGTTCATAATGGGGAAGTTCCAAATGTCTATTACCACCGATTAGGGCAACACTTTACTCCCGCGCTGTTACTTTGGTTACCGTTATATGCTTTGTTTCCATTTCCCGCGACTCTAACCGTTTTGCAGGTAACGTTGGTAACAGCTGCTGGTGTAGTTTTGTATATCCTGGCCAGACAGTATCTGCAACCGATGTTAGCAGCAATGATTACGGTTAGCTTTTACTGTGCTAATGCTATTCTTGGTCCGACCTTAGCCAACTTCCATGACATCTGCCAAATTCCGCTGTTTGTGTTTGGGCTACTGCTAGCTATGGAAAAACGCTGGTGGTGGCTGTTTTGGTTGCTGGCAATTTTGATTTTAGCTGTACGGGAAGATTCCGGGATAGGTTTGTTTGGTGTGGGATTCTATTTAATTGTCAGTCGGCGCTACCCTCGCATTGGTCTGGCAGTTTGTACCCTCAGTTTCGGTTACATACTTGTCTTGACCAATCTAATTATGCCCCTATTTTCGGAAGATATTTCTCAACGGTTCATGATCGAGCGTTTTGGTCAGTACGCTGATGGGGATGAGGCGTCTACCCTGGAAATTCTTAAGGGTATGCTGACCAATCCCTGGCGTTTACTAGTAGAATTGTTTACTCCCTTTTTTGGTACTATTCAGTATTTATTAGGTCAATGGTTACCGTTAGCATTTATACCAGCTATTGCTCCCGCTTCTTGGTCTATTGCAGCATTTCCTTTGCTAAAACTTCTGTTGGGTAAAGGTCAATCAGTGCTTGCGATTAATATCCGCTATGCGATGACCGTAGTACCTGGGCTATTTTATGGCGCGATACTTTGGTGGTCAGCTCATCCCCAATTTAGTGAAGCTGTGATCTCGGCTAGGTCTAAGTTTCGGCGCTTTTGGATTTTTTGTCTAACCCTTGCGGTAGTGTTGACCATTACCTCTAGCCCAAATCGAACCTTTTATTTCCTCCTTCCGGATTCCTACCAACCCTTCGTCTATGTGCCCTTAACGCAACAGTGGTCTCGTGTGGGGTCGATCCGGTCATTACTGGCTCAGATTCCCGCAAATGCTAGTGTCTCAGCCACTACCTATCTAGTGCCTCATCTGTCAGGACGTCGGGAAATCATCCGCTTAGCTGACTTACAGTTGCGCAATGATAATGGCGAGGTGGTGAAGGTGGATTATGCGATCGCAGATTTATGGCGGTTACAACGCTATCAAATTGCCTTTAAGCATGATGGTCAGCGGTTGCGCTCTTTAGTTAACATGATTGACCGGGTCACCAAGACTAACGAGTATGGCATCATTGATTTTAAAGATGGTGTGATTTTGATGCAAACAGGAGTAGCATCTAATCCAGAAGCGATGACAGCATGGCTCAGCTTTAGGCAAGAGTTGGATGTGTCAACTACAGGATCAGGACTTACGCATTTGCCCCCTAAATCCCCCAATTCTGGGGGACTTTGA